One Solea solea chromosome 5, fSolSol10.1, whole genome shotgun sequence genomic window carries:
- the isl2b gene encoding insulin gene enhancer protein isl-2b isoform X1 gives MRPALVSSATAKHIANEIMLFGIKCAKCNLGFSSSDLVMRARDNVYHIECFRCSVCSRQLLPGDEFSLREEELLCRADHSLLLERSSAGSPISPVHIHSNRPLHLADPVTVRQAPHRNHVHKQSEKTTRVRTVLNEKQLHTLRTCYNANPRPDALMKEQLVEMTGLSPRVIRVWFQNKRCKDKKKTILMKQLQQQQHSDKTVSIFNLQGLTGTPLVAGSPIRHESTVQGNPVEVQTYQPPWKALSEFALQSDLDQPAFQQLVSFSESGSLGNSSGSDVTSLSSQLPDTPNSMVPSPVET, from the exons ATGAGACCTGCACTTGTTTCGTCCGCGACGGCAAAACATATTGCAAACGAGATTAT GTTGTTTGGGATTAAATGCGCAAAATGCAACCTGGGATTCAGCAGCAGCGATTTGGTGATGAGGGCCCGGGATAACGTGTACCACATCGAGTGTTTTCGGTGCTCGGTGTGCAGCAGACAACTGCTGCCCGGAGACGAGTTCTCTCTGCGGGAAGAGGAGCTGCTGTGCCGGGCGGACCACAGCCTGCTGCTTGAGAGAAGCTCCGCGGGGAGTCCGATCAGTCCCGTCCACATCCACTCCAACAGACCACTACACCTGGCAG ATCCGGTCACGGTGCGGCAGGCCCCGCATCGGAACCACGTCCACAAGCAGTCAGAGAAGACGACGCGGGTGCGGACGGTGCTGAACGAGAAGCAGCTGCACACGCTGCGGACCTGCTACAACGCCAACCCGCGGCCGGACGCGCTGATGAAGGAGCAGCTAGTGGAGATGACCGGCCTCAGTCCCAGAGTGATCCGGGTCTGGTTCCAGAACAAGCgctgcaaagacaagaagaaaaccaTCCTGATgaagcagctccagcagcagcaacacagtgaTAAGACTGTAAGCATCTTC AACCTGCAGGGCCTCACAGGGACGCCTCTCGTGGCTGGGAGTCCCATTCGGCACGAGAGCACAGTGCAGGGAAACCCGGTGGAGGTTCAGACCTACCAGCCTCCGTGGAAAGCACTGAGCGAGTTCGCCCTGCAGAGTGACCTGGACCAGCCGGCCTTCCAACAACTg GTGTCTTTCTCTGAATCGGGATCACTCGGGAACTCCTCGGGCAGCGACGTGACTTCTTTGTCCTCTCAATTACCGGACACTCCCAACAGTATGGTACCCAGCCCGGTGGAGACGTGA
- the isl2b gene encoding insulin gene enhancer protein isl-2b isoform X3, with protein MVDIIFSSSFLGDMGDHSKKKPGFAMCVGCGSQIHDQYILRVSPDLEWHAACLKCAECSQYLDETCTCFVRDGKTYCKRDYVRLFGIKCAKCNLGFSSSDLVMRARDNVYHIECFRCSVCSRQLLPGDEFSLREEELLCRADHSLLLERSSAGSPISPVHIHSNRPLHLADPVTVRQAPHRNHVHKQSEKTTRVRTVLNEKQLHTLRTCYNANPRPDALMKEQLVEMTGLSPRVIRVWFQNKRCKDKKKTILMKQLQQQQHSDKTNLQGLTGTPLVAGSPIRHESTVQGNPVEVQTYQPPWKALSEFALQSDLDQPAFQQLVSFSESGSLGNSSGSDVTSLSSQLPDTPNSMVPSPVET; from the exons ATGGTGGATATTATTTTCAGCTCTTCTTTCTTGGGTGATATGGGGGATCATTCCAAAA AGAAGCCAGGATTCGCGATGTGTGTAGGATGTGGAAGTCAGATCCATGACCAGTACATACTGAGAGTCTCTCCCGACCTGGAGTGGCACGCAGCCTGTCTGAAGTGCGCAGAGTGCAGCCAGTACCTGGATGAGACCTGCACTTGTTTCGTCCGCGACGGCAAAACATATTGCAAACGAGATTATGTAAG GTTGTTTGGGATTAAATGCGCAAAATGCAACCTGGGATTCAGCAGCAGCGATTTGGTGATGAGGGCCCGGGATAACGTGTACCACATCGAGTGTTTTCGGTGCTCGGTGTGCAGCAGACAACTGCTGCCCGGAGACGAGTTCTCTCTGCGGGAAGAGGAGCTGCTGTGCCGGGCGGACCACAGCCTGCTGCTTGAGAGAAGCTCCGCGGGGAGTCCGATCAGTCCCGTCCACATCCACTCCAACAGACCACTACACCTGGCAG ATCCGGTCACGGTGCGGCAGGCCCCGCATCGGAACCACGTCCACAAGCAGTCAGAGAAGACGACGCGGGTGCGGACGGTGCTGAACGAGAAGCAGCTGCACACGCTGCGGACCTGCTACAACGCCAACCCGCGGCCGGACGCGCTGATGAAGGAGCAGCTAGTGGAGATGACCGGCCTCAGTCCCAGAGTGATCCGGGTCTGGTTCCAGAACAAGCgctgcaaagacaagaagaaaaccaTCCTGATgaagcagctccagcagcagcaacacagtgaTAAGACT AACCTGCAGGGCCTCACAGGGACGCCTCTCGTGGCTGGGAGTCCCATTCGGCACGAGAGCACAGTGCAGGGAAACCCGGTGGAGGTTCAGACCTACCAGCCTCCGTGGAAAGCACTGAGCGAGTTCGCCCTGCAGAGTGACCTGGACCAGCCGGCCTTCCAACAACTg GTGTCTTTCTCTGAATCGGGATCACTCGGGAACTCCTCGGGCAGCGACGTGACTTCTTTGTCCTCTCAATTACCGGACACTCCCAACAGTATGGTACCCAGCCCGGTGGAGACGTGA
- the isl2b gene encoding insulin gene enhancer protein isl-2b isoform X2: MVDIIFSSSFLGDMGDHSKKKPGFAMCVGCGSQIHDQYILRVSPDLEWHAACLKCAECSQYLDETCTCFVRDGKTYCKRDYVRLFGIKCAKCNLGFSSSDLVMRARDNVYHIECFRCSVCSRQLLPGDEFSLREEELLCRADHSLLLERSSAGSPISPVHIHSNRPLHLADPVTVRQAPHRNHVHKQSEKTTRVRTVLNEKQLHTLRTCYNANPRPDALMKEQLVEMTGLSPRVIRVWFQNKRCKDKKKTILMKQLQQQQHSDKTVSIFNLQGLTGTPLVAGSPIRHESTVQGNPVEVQTYQPPWKALSEFALQSDLDQPAFQQLVSFSESGSLGNSSGSDVTSLSSQLPDTPNSMVPSPVET; encoded by the exons ATGGTGGATATTATTTTCAGCTCTTCTTTCTTGGGTGATATGGGGGATCATTCCAAAA AGAAGCCAGGATTCGCGATGTGTGTAGGATGTGGAAGTCAGATCCATGACCAGTACATACTGAGAGTCTCTCCCGACCTGGAGTGGCACGCAGCCTGTCTGAAGTGCGCAGAGTGCAGCCAGTACCTGGATGAGACCTGCACTTGTTTCGTCCGCGACGGCAAAACATATTGCAAACGAGATTATGTAAG GTTGTTTGGGATTAAATGCGCAAAATGCAACCTGGGATTCAGCAGCAGCGATTTGGTGATGAGGGCCCGGGATAACGTGTACCACATCGAGTGTTTTCGGTGCTCGGTGTGCAGCAGACAACTGCTGCCCGGAGACGAGTTCTCTCTGCGGGAAGAGGAGCTGCTGTGCCGGGCGGACCACAGCCTGCTGCTTGAGAGAAGCTCCGCGGGGAGTCCGATCAGTCCCGTCCACATCCACTCCAACAGACCACTACACCTGGCAG ATCCGGTCACGGTGCGGCAGGCCCCGCATCGGAACCACGTCCACAAGCAGTCAGAGAAGACGACGCGGGTGCGGACGGTGCTGAACGAGAAGCAGCTGCACACGCTGCGGACCTGCTACAACGCCAACCCGCGGCCGGACGCGCTGATGAAGGAGCAGCTAGTGGAGATGACCGGCCTCAGTCCCAGAGTGATCCGGGTCTGGTTCCAGAACAAGCgctgcaaagacaagaagaaaaccaTCCTGATgaagcagctccagcagcagcaacacagtgaTAAGACTGTAAGCATCTTC AACCTGCAGGGCCTCACAGGGACGCCTCTCGTGGCTGGGAGTCCCATTCGGCACGAGAGCACAGTGCAGGGAAACCCGGTGGAGGTTCAGACCTACCAGCCTCCGTGGAAAGCACTGAGCGAGTTCGCCCTGCAGAGTGACCTGGACCAGCCGGCCTTCCAACAACTg GTGTCTTTCTCTGAATCGGGATCACTCGGGAACTCCTCGGGCAGCGACGTGACTTCTTTGTCCTCTCAATTACCGGACACTCCCAACAGTATGGTACCCAGCCCGGTGGAGACGTGA